Proteins from a genomic interval of Chroococcidiopsis thermalis PCC 7203:
- a CDS encoding HhoA/HhoB/HtrA family serine endopeptidase → MSSRQRNIESRPEPQERKPRRLQLDGTEKTPGSNRNGFGGYFFGNTGNLVKTNLVGLVRKSLSDKVGGDRWRLSGTAGRKALTLISGVLCVSLSSCAAITEPFRQSQAQQTPIAPSPVAPTPGTPRAALPSVSDPNFVVAAVQKVGPAVVRINASRTVRRQLPEAFEDPLFRRFFGVPEAQPRERIVRGTGSGFIISANGQILTNAHVVNGADRVSVTLKDGRTLEGKVLGEDPVTDIAVIQVQSNNLPVVEIGNSDELQPGEWVIAIGNPLGLDNTVTAGIVSATDRSASDIGVTDKRIGFIQTDAAINPGNSGGPLLNSRGEVIGMNTAIIQGAQGLGFSIPINAVQRISKQLIATGSVQHPYLGVQMVTLTPEIRQQLEVESQGQIQIPAESGVLVVRVVPNSPAAAAGIRSGDVIQSINNQPVSKTDQVQQIVEQSSVGTQVSVQVQRNGKTAQLSVKLANLPVQRES, encoded by the coding sequence ATGAGCAGCAGGCAACGCAATATTGAGTCACGACCTGAGCCACAAGAGAGAAAACCAAGGCGTTTGCAGCTTGATGGCACTGAAAAAACCCCAGGCAGTAATCGGAATGGGTTTGGCGGGTATTTCTTTGGCAACACAGGCAATCTGGTTAAAACTAACCTTGTAGGACTCGTAAGGAAGAGTTTATCAGACAAAGTAGGGGGCGATCGGTGGCGATTGTCTGGAACTGCCGGCAGGAAGGCATTGACGCTGATCTCTGGTGTTTTATGCGTTTCGTTAAGTAGCTGCGCCGCTATTACAGAGCCTTTCCGTCAATCCCAAGCTCAACAAACTCCCATAGCTCCATCCCCCGTCGCTCCTACGCCAGGTACTCCTCGTGCTGCTTTACCTAGTGTTAGCGACCCTAATTTTGTCGTCGCCGCCGTTCAGAAAGTTGGTCCGGCTGTGGTGAGAATCAATGCTTCTAGAACAGTGAGACGGCAGCTACCAGAAGCATTTGAAGATCCCCTATTTCGCCGCTTTTTTGGCGTACCAGAGGCTCAACCGCGAGAACGGATCGTGCGCGGCACTGGTTCTGGATTTATTATTAGTGCTAACGGTCAAATATTGACTAACGCTCATGTAGTCAATGGAGCCGATCGCGTCAGCGTCACGCTTAAAGACGGTCGTACTTTAGAGGGAAAAGTTTTAGGCGAAGATCCGGTGACTGATATCGCCGTGATTCAAGTTCAGTCAAATAATTTACCCGTAGTAGAAATTGGCAATTCTGACGAACTACAACCAGGAGAATGGGTAATTGCGATCGGCAATCCCCTCGGTTTAGATAATACGGTCACAGCAGGAATTGTCAGTGCAACAGACCGTTCTGCGAGTGATATTGGCGTAACTGATAAGCGGATTGGCTTTATTCAAACCGATGCGGCAATCAATCCAGGTAACTCTGGCGGACCCCTGCTGAACTCCCGTGGTGAAGTTATCGGCATGAATACGGCAATCATTCAAGGCGCGCAAGGATTAGGCTTCTCCATTCCAATTAATGCCGTCCAGCGCATATCTAAACAGCTTATTGCTACAGGCAGCGTTCAGCACCCTTATTTGGGAGTGCAAATGGTGACGTTAACACCAGAAATTAGACAGCAACTAGAAGTAGAGTCGCAAGGACAAATTCAAATCCCTGCTGAGAGTGGTGTATTAGTAGTCAGAGTCGTGCCTAACTCTCCCGCAGCCGCAGCAGGGATCAGAAGTGGAGATGTCATTCAGTCAATTAACAATCAACCCGTATCGAAAACAGACCAAGTACAGCAGATAGTCGAACAAAGTTCTGTAGGAACCCAAGTTTCCGTCCAAGTTCAACGCAATGGCAAAACCGCACAGCTATCTGTGAAGTTGGCTAATTTACCCGTACAACGAGAGAGCTGA